One Brassica oleracea var. oleracea cultivar TO1000 chromosome C7, BOL, whole genome shotgun sequence genomic window carries:
- the LOC106302709 gene encoding single-stranded DNA-binding protein WHY1, chloroplastic-like, translating to MVLLPSQSASYHHSSNTPSQTYPNQALEISSLKQSFVSHNGNALCFSSSRLLSSSSSVLVAGGGLAVKRHGLASKPVRTVNLSVKSRQTDYFEKQRFGDSSSSSQNGEGGPARFYVGHSISKGKAALTVEPKTPEFASLDSGAFKLSKDGFLLLQFAPAAGVRQYDWSKKGETVESDEISEEVYLPLKESIGHTEVEVIAGALFGFLVSFGVYSLMSKLPTLYVGC from the exons ATGGTTTTGTTACCAAGCCAAAGTGCTTCCTATCATCATTCAAGCAACACTCCCTCAC AGACGTATCCTAATCAAGCATTGGAGATCTCCTCTCTAAAACAGAGCTTTGTGTCTCATAACGGCAATGCTCTCTGTTTCTCTAGCTCTCGCTTGCTCTCTTCGTCTTCTTCAGTACTCGTCGCCGGCGGCGGTCTCGCCGTGAAACGACATGGACTAGCTTCGAAACCGGTGAGGACGGTGAATCTCTCGGTGAAGTCCCGTCAGACGGATTACTTCGAGAAGCAGAGGTTCGGTGACTCGTCTTCTTCTTCACAGAACG GTGAAGGAGGGCCTGCTAGGTTTTATGTGGGACATTCAATATCCAAAGGGAAAGCTGCGTTGACGGTGGAGCCAAAAACACCTGAGTTTGCGTCTTTAGAC TCTGGAGCTTTCAAGTTATCCAAAGATGGTTTTCTACTGCTTCAGTTTGCTCCTGCAGCTGGTGTAAGGCAATACGATTGGAGCAAGAAAGGTGAGACTGTGGAGTCAGATGAGATCAGTGAGGAAGTGTATCTTCCGTTGAAAGAATCAATAGGACATACTGAAGTTGAAGTGATAGCAGGAGCTTTGTTCGGTTTCTTAGTTAGCTTTGGTGTTTATTCCCTTATGTCAAAGCTACCAACTTTATATGTGGGTTGTTAA
- the LOC106302036 gene encoding glutathione S-transferase T3-like, protein MDSTNPYTRPSNFTDLLNSQQDSGLPVPSSYESFSHGGVLSSQIPMFSSQPSETASFCEDSPTEKKERKKWSVSDDLVLISAWLNTSNDPVVSNEKRIANYFAASPQVARGEEREPIQCKQRWQKVNDLVCKFCGAYAAATRQKTSGQSESDVVKLAHQIFYNDHKMKFNLHHAWEELKMTRNGVRLRVLRLMDHNHQAVRGGGVRMERNQLALKQPRIELITLPHVLLVLRHRKEHVVRDQW, encoded by the coding sequence ATGGATTCTACGAATCCATATACTCGGCCTTCCAATTTCACTGACCTGTTGAACAGTCAACAAGACAGTGGCCTTCCTGTACCCTCTTCTTATGAGAGTTTTTCACACGGTGGAGTTCTCAGTTCACAAATCCCTATGTTCAGTTCACAACCATCTGAAACTGCAAGCTTCTGTGAAGACTCACCTACAGAGAAGAAAGAAAGAAAGAAATGGTCTGTCTCTGATGATTTAGTGCTCATTAGCGCCTGGTTAAACACCAGCAATGATCCGGTAGTAAGCAATGAGAAGCGCATTGCCAATTACTTTGCAGCTAGTCCACAGGTGGCAAGAGGTGAAGAACGAGAGCCTATTCAGTGTAAACAAAGGTGGCAAAAGGTGAACGATCTTGTTTGCAAGTTCTGTGGAGCTTATGCGGCTGCAACAAGGCAGAAAACAAGTGGTCAGAGTGAGAGTGATGTTGTTAAACTGGCACACCAAATCTTCTACAACGACCATAAGATGAAATTCAACCTTCACCATGCTTGGGAGGAGCTGAAAATGACCAGAAATGGTGTGCGCTTGCGAGTACTAAGATTGATGGACCACAATCATCAGGCGGTAAGAGGAGGAGGTGTGAGGATGGAGCGCAATCAGCTTGCTCTGAAGCAACCACGAATCGAGCTGATCACCCTACCGCACGTCCTCCTGGTGTTAAGGCATCGAAAGGAGCATGTGGTAAGAGACCAATGGTAG
- the LOC106302037 gene encoding uncharacterized protein LOC106302037, translated as MNKSLFMRIVDQLSNEVEYFRQKKDALGRLSLSPLQKCMAAIRVFSYGSAADVVDEYLRLGATTVRLCVEHFLEGIIYLFGDEYLRRPTPTDLQRLLYIGEHRGFPGMIGSIDCMHWEWKNCPTAWKGTLNDINVLDRSPVFDDIIKGQALQVTFSVNGREYHLAYYLTDGIYPKWTTFIQSIPIPQGLKATLFAQHQEAVRKDVERAFGVLQARFAIVKNPALFWDKAKIERIMRACIILHNMIVEDE; from the exons ATGAACAAGTCATTGTTCATGCGTATTGTTGATCAACTTTCCAATGAAGTTGAATACTTCCGACAAAAGAAAGATGCTCTCGGAAGGCTTAGTCTCTCTCCACTTCAGAAGTGTATGGCAGCCATTCGTGTCTTTTCCTATGGTTCTGCGGCTGATGTTGTTGACGAATATCTTCGACTCGGTGCAACGACAGTTCGGTTATGTGTGGAACATTTTTTAGAAGGAATAATATATTTATTCGGCGATGAGTACCTAAGAAGACCAACACCGACTGATCTTCAACGTCTACTTTATATTGGTGAGCATCGTGGCTTTCCCGGGATGATAGGGAGCATCGATTGTATGCATTGGGAGTGGAAGAATTGTCCCACCGCTTGGAAAG GTACCTTAAATGATATCAATGTTCTTGATCGCTCACCTGTTTTTGATGACATAATAAAAGGTCAAGCTCTGCAAGTTACTTTCTCTGTCAATGGAAGAGAGTATCATTTGGCTTACTATCTCACCGATGGTATTTATCCGAAATGGACAACTTTTATCCAATCTATTCCAATACCACAAGGTCTGAAAGCGACTTTGTTTGCTCAACATCAAGAAGCTGTCCGAAAAGATGTCGAGCGTGCTTTTGGAGTCTTGCAAGCTCGATTTGCCATTGTTAAAAATCCAGCACTTTTTTGGGATAAAGCCAAAATTGAGAGGATTATGAGAGCATGTATCATACTCCATAATATGATAGTAGAAGACGAA
- the LOC106304714 gene encoding uncharacterized protein LOC106304714, translating into MSEEFDEFDIIFSDSFFRTRRRDDMNEKENRPVGFRENSKNKPRRSKTAPLPSPAAFSTSLPVNIPGNVVQRYTDDEEYSDDGGRIMVPPHLIVGRRMEGCQMAFSVCTGNGRTLKGRDLSRVRNSVLRLTGFLEA; encoded by the coding sequence ATGTCAGAAGAATTCGACGAATTTGATATCATTTTCTCCGACAGTTTCTTCCGGACTCGCCGGCGTGACGACATGAACGAGAAAGAAAACCGGCCCGTTGGTTTCCGAGAAAACTCCAAAAACAAACCGAGACGGAGCAAAACGGCGCCGTTACCTTCACCAGCGGCATTCTCGACTTCGCTACCGGTGAATATACCGGGTAATGTGGTGCAAAGGTACACGGATGATGAGGAATATTCCGATGACGGAGGAAGGATCATGGTTCCGCCGCATCTGATAGTTGGACGGAGGATGGAAGGTTGTCAAATGGCGTTTTCCGTTTGTACAGGTAACGGAAGGACTCTCAAAGGACGGGATCTGAGCCGGGTTCGTAATTCGGTTCTCAGGTTAACCGGTTTTTTGGAAGCCTAA
- the LOC106304697 gene encoding uncharacterized protein LOC106304697, producing MSEEFDEFDIIFSDSFFRTRRRDDMNEKENRPVGFRENSKNKPRRSKTAPLPSPAAFSTSLPVNIPGNVVQRYTDDEEYSDDGGRIMVPPHLIVGRRMEGCQMAFSVCTGNGRTLKGRDLSRVRNSVLRLTGFLET from the coding sequence ATGTCAGAAGAATTCGACGAATTTGATATCATTTTCTCCGACAGTTTCTTCCGGACTCGCCGGCGTGACGACATGAACGAGAAAGAAAACCGGCCCGTTGGTTTCCGAGAAAACTCCAAAAACAAACCGAGACGGAGCAAAACGGCGCCGTTACCTTCACCAGCGGCATTCTCGACTTCGCTACCGGTGAATATACCGGGTAATGTGGTGCAAAGGTACACGGATGATGAGGAATATTCCGATGACGGAGGAAGGATCATGGTTCCGCCGCATCTGATAGTTGGACGGAGGATGGAAGGTTGTCAAATGGCGTTTTCCGTTTGTACAGGTAACGGAAGGACTCTCAAAGGACGGGATCTGAGCCGGGTTCGTAATTCGGTTCTCAGATTAACCGGGTTTTTGGAAACTTAA